A single window of Caldimicrobium thiodismutans DNA harbors:
- a CDS encoding TIGR03936 family radical SAM-associated protein — MIKDYPEEILITLQKPSRYLGREPHFPYKDWERADLKVCLGYPDLYEVGRSHLGINILAGIINASDRYLCDFVFAVYPDMEKALKERNIPLLSLNYKRPLREFDVLGISYPYELLVTNLFQILELSGIPFKAEEREKGYPLIIGGGPCCGNPEPIAELFDVIVIGDAEEVILEVLKLLENWKTGSLIKSELYVELTKIEGLYVPLLKNKVKRRLFIPKGSLPMHYSIPVIPLAHDRVSLEISRGCTRSCRFCEAGFYYRPVREKSPQEILEEAKRAFNLTGYREASLMSLSAGDYSCLEELVDLLEKEFYSSEFKEFVFSLPSLRVGSLTPKILNFLKKGRTSTLTIAVEAASERLRRVINKNIDMDALFRDVELAKIHGFKRLKLYFMLGLPTETEEDLWEMTKLYSELKKSFKGGEILFSASIFIPKPHTPFQWERQITLEEAFAKVKVLKDKLRDKFKAHNPKQSLLEGVIARSGQELFSYLQSVYKKGARLDSWKEFFDYTLWEETARELGLELRDYLSERDPLKPLPWEHIDLGVKKEFLLKERKRAYEGKYTSDCRFEPCVKCGVCKGKIKNYLARESQVEESQDKGIKKSLKTLSLQKEVWYEIYFDKKGPAKFLSQLEVLRLFELYLRREGFSLAYTQGFNPRPKFVCSEATSVGIEVEGEFLGIAFREDFDEKLLLGREIYRGLKIVKVKGKGFSKPLIPERGVTYLLELKKNLNFEPLKEDASTVKIEELRDKNLIQIIPLKGGFSILKFLRGIQGIANPLEVFRILKIYI; from the coding sequence ATGATAAAAGATTATCCAGAGGAGATTTTAATCACCCTTCAAAAGCCCTCCCGCTACTTAGGAAGGGAACCTCATTTTCCCTATAAAGATTGGGAAAGGGCTGATCTTAAAGTCTGTCTTGGATATCCTGATCTATACGAAGTTGGCAGATCTCACCTTGGAATAAATATTTTGGCTGGAATTATTAATGCCTCTGATAGGTATCTTTGTGATTTTGTTTTTGCGGTATACCCGGATATGGAAAAAGCCCTGAAGGAGAGAAATATTCCTCTTCTTAGCCTCAATTATAAAAGGCCCCTTAGGGAATTTGATGTTTTGGGTATAAGTTATCCCTATGAACTCCTTGTTACTAATCTTTTTCAGATCCTTGAACTTTCAGGAATTCCATTTAAAGCTGAAGAAAGAGAAAAAGGTTACCCTTTGATTATAGGAGGAGGCCCTTGCTGTGGAAATCCCGAACCCATAGCTGAGCTCTTTGATGTCATAGTGATTGGTGATGCTGAAGAGGTTATTCTTGAGGTTCTCAAGCTCCTTGAGAACTGGAAAACAGGTTCTTTAATCAAGAGTGAGCTTTATGTGGAATTAACAAAAATAGAAGGCCTTTATGTTCCCTTACTGAAAAATAAGGTAAAAAGAAGACTCTTTATTCCTAAGGGCTCTCTGCCTATGCACTATTCCATTCCTGTGATTCCTCTTGCCCATGACCGAGTATCCTTAGAGATTTCAAGGGGATGCACACGATCCTGCCGTTTCTGTGAGGCAGGTTTTTATTATAGACCTGTAAGAGAAAAATCCCCTCAGGAGATCCTTGAGGAGGCTAAAAGGGCCTTTAACTTAACAGGCTATCGTGAGGCCTCTCTTATGTCTCTCTCTGCGGGGGATTACTCCTGTCTTGAAGAACTCGTAGATCTATTAGAAAAGGAATTTTATTCTTCTGAATTTAAGGAATTTGTCTTTAGTTTGCCCTCCTTGAGAGTGGGAAGTTTAACTCCTAAGATACTAAATTTTCTTAAAAAAGGGAGGACAAGCACTTTAACCATAGCAGTTGAAGCAGCCTCAGAGAGATTGAGAAGGGTTATCAATAAAAACATTGATATGGATGCCCTCTTCAGGGATGTGGAGCTTGCTAAAATACATGGTTTTAAAAGATTAAAGCTTTACTTTATGCTCGGGCTTCCTACGGAAACTGAAGAAGATCTCTGGGAAATGACAAAGCTTTATTCCGAGCTTAAAAAAAGTTTCAAAGGGGGAGAAATACTTTTTTCAGCCTCAATTTTTATCCCTAAGCCTCATACTCCTTTTCAATGGGAAAGACAAATCACCTTAGAGGAAGCCTTTGCAAAGGTAAAAGTTCTTAAGGATAAACTAAGAGATAAATTTAAAGCCCATAATCCCAAACAGAGTCTACTTGAGGGGGTTATAGCCAGATCCGGGCAAGAACTCTTCTCCTATCTCCAATCAGTCTATAAAAAGGGTGCCCGTCTTGATTCCTGGAAAGAGTTTTTTGATTATACTCTCTGGGAAGAAACGGCAAGAGAGCTTGGACTTGAGCTTAGAGATTATCTATCTGAAAGAGATCCTCTAAAGCCTCTTCCCTGGGAGCACATAGATCTGGGGGTTAAAAAAGAATTCCTTTTAAAAGAGAGAAAAAGGGCTTACGAGGGTAAATATACCTCAGATTGCCGGTTTGAACCCTGTGTAAAATGCGGGGTCTGTAAAGGTAAAATCAAAAACTATCTTGCCAGAGAGTCTCAGGTAGAAGAAAGCCAGGATAAAGGGATCAAAAAATCTCTAAAAACTTTATCTCTACAAAAGGAGGTCTGGTATGAGATATATTTTGATAAAAAGGGGCCTGCCAAATTCCTTTCCCAGCTTGAGGTCTTGAGGCTCTTTGAGTTATATTTGAGAAGAGAGGGTTTTTCCCTTGCCTATACCCAGGGGTTTAATCCAAGGCCTAAATTTGTTTGTAGCGAGGCAACTTCTGTTGGAATTGAGGTGGAAGGAGAATTTCTCGGTATAGCCTTCAGGGAAGATTTTGATGAAAAACTTCTTTTGGGAAGAGAAATTTACAGGGGGCTTAAAATTGTAAAAGTTAAAGGAAAAGGTTTTTCTAAACCTTTAATACCAGAAAGAGGAGTAACTTATTTGCTTGAACTCAAAAAAAATCTAAATTTTGAACCATTAAAGGAGGATGCCTCTACAGTAAAAATTGAAGAACTAAGGGATAAAAATCTAATCCAGATAATACCCCTAAAGGGGGGCTTCTCTATTCTAAAATTTTTAAGAGGGATCCAAGGAATAGCAAATCCCTTAGAGGTCTTTAGAATTTTAAAAATCTATATTTAA